From the genome of Candidatus Neomarinimicrobiota bacterium, one region includes:
- the rpsG gene encoding 30S ribosomal protein S7, whose protein sequence is MPRRRRPERRESTPDPVYNDLMVAKFINSLMQRGKKSLAEAIFYRAMEKIKKQAKAEGVEVFKKALENVGPVLEVKSKRIGGSTYQVPMEVSSQRRQALAMRWLIHFARQRKGRTMADRLAAEFIAAANSEGGAVKKREDTHRMAEANKAFAHFR, encoded by the coding sequence ATGCCCAGGCGACGCAGACCGGAACGTCGGGAGTCAACACCAGATCCTGTCTATAACGATCTGATGGTGGCCAAATTCATCAACAGCCTGATGCAGCGGGGCAAGAAGTCCCTAGCTGAGGCCATTTTCTACAGGGCGATGGAAAAAATCAAGAAGCAGGCCAAAGCTGAGGGCGTCGAAGTTTTCAAAAAGGCACTAGAAAATGTGGGACCCGTGCTGGAGGTTAAGTCGAAGCGTATCGGCGGCTCAACATATCAGGTACCTATGGAGGTCAGTTCCCAGAGACGGCAGGCGCTGGCCATGCGTTGGCTTATCCATTTTGCCCGCCAGCGTAAGGGACGCACCATGGCCGATCGCTTGGCTGCCGAGTTTATCGCCGCCGCCAACAGCGAAGGGGGAGCTGTGAAAAAGCGGGAAGATACCCATCG